A window of Pelomonas sp. SE-A7 genomic DNA:
CCCCGCCCTTGAGCTGATGACCCAATACGCGGCCTACCACCGCGACCGTCGCAACATCGCCACCCATTTCGTCGGCATCCCGCTGATCGTGTTCGCCATCGGCGTGCTGCTGGCCCGCCTCCAGTTCTCGATCGGCGGCATCGCGCTGAACGGCGCCTGGGCCCTGTGCGCTGTCAGCGCGCTCTGGTACCTGACCCGCGGAGAGTTCACGCTGGGCCTGGCCACGGTGGCCGTCAATGCCTTGCTGATGGCGCTGGCCACGCCACTGGCCGAGGGCTCGGTGGCGGCCTGGCTGGCCTGGGGCCTGGGCAGCTTCATCGTCGGCTGGGTGATCCAGTTCGTCGGCCACTACTACGAAGGCCGCAAGCCGGCCTTCGTGGACGACATGGTCGGCCTGCTGGTCGGCCCGATGTTCGTGGTCGGCGAATGGCTGTTCGCCCTGGGCTGGGGCCGCGAGCTGCTGGCCGAGATCGAGCGCCGCGTCGGCCCCACGCATCTGCGCGACCTGGCCCACCCGGCCACGTGAGCGCCCCCACCCCGGGGCCGGTGCTCGTGATGGGCGCCGGCTCGGTCGGCTGCTACCTGGGCGGCCTGCTGGCGGCCCAGGGCCTGGGCGTGGTCTTCGTGGGCCGCCCCCGCATCACCGCCGCGTTGCGCGAACAGGGCCTTAGGCTCAGCGATCTGAATGGCCGCGACCTGCGTGTGCCGGCGCGCGAACTGCAGATCCATGAGTCGATTCCGGCAGGCATCGAGCCGAGCCTGGTCCTGCTCTGCGTCAAGAGCGGCGCTACCGAAACCGCCGCCGCTGAACTGGCCGCCGCCCTGCCGGCGGGCACGCCCGTGGTCAGCATGCAGAACGGCATCGGCAATGCCGAGCGTGGAAGGGCCGCCGCCCCGGGCCTGCAATGGCTCGCAGGCATGGTGCCGTTCAACATCGCCGAGCTCGGCGCCGGACATTTCCATCGCGGCACGGCCGGCGCCCTGATGGCCGAACAGCATGCCGCCCTCGAACCGCTGCGGGCCGCCTTCTCGGCCCAGGGCGTGGGCTTCAAGCTGCTGCCCGATCTTCGCGGCGTGCAGTGGGGCAAGCTGCTCCTGAACCTGAACAACCCGGTCAATGCGCTGTCCGGCAAGCCGCTGCGCGAGCAGCTCCTGCAACGCGGCTACCGCCGCTGCCTGGCCGCGCTGCAGCAGGAGGCGCTGCAGGCCCTAAAGGCCGCCGGCATAGCGCCCGCCCAGCTGGCCGCTCTGCCGCCGCAGCGCGTACCCCTGCTGCTGCGCCTGCCGACCTGGCTGTTCCAGCGCCTGGCCAAGCGCATGCTGCAGATCGACGCCAAGGCCCGCTCCAGCATGGCCGACGACCTGCTGCTCGGGCGACCCACGGAGATCGACGCGCTCTGCGGCGAGGTGGTGCGCCTGGCCGAACGCCATGGCTGCGCGGCGCCGCTGAACACCCGCGTCTGCGAGCTGGTACGCCAGCAGCCGCAGCGGGGCCGGCCTTATGGTCCCGACGAGCTGGTCCAGGCCCTGGGGCTGAGGTGATACGCCCCATCGCAATGCTCCTGCTGGCCTGGCTGGGCATCCTGTCCTGCCAGGCGGCCGAGCCGCTGATCCTGCTGGTGGCCGAGACGCCCGGCGTCTTCATCAAGGACGCGAGCAGCGGCTTCAGCGGCCCCGGCATAGACCGCATGCGGCGCATGGCCCAGCTGGCCGGGTTGGACGAGCCCCGCTTCGAATGGACCATAGCGCCGCGCGCCCTGCTGGACACGGCCACTCGCCCCGGCACCTGCTTCGTCGGCCTGGGCCGCTCGCCCGAGCGCGAAGCGCAGTACCAATGGGCCGGACCGATCTCGCGGGCCGAGCTGGTGCTGGTCGCCCGGCCGGACGACAACCGCAAGCTGGCGAGCTTGGCCGAGGCCCGCGAGATGACCCTGGGCGTGATCCGCAACTCGGTCGCCGCGCGGCAGCTGCAGGCCTCGGGCATGCATCTGGAAGAAGTGGCCGACGACGCCACCAATGTGCGCAAGCTGATGGCCAGGCGCATCGACCTCTGGGCCGCCAACGGCTATGTGGTCGCCAAGGAATTGCAACACCTGCCCGAGCCGCATCCGCGCGTGGTCTTGCGCTTCGGCCTGATCGAGACCTACGTCGCCTGCCACCTGCAGCTCTCGCGCGACACCATGGCCGTGCTACGCCAGGCGCTGGCCACCATGATCCGCGAAGGTGCCTTCTCCACGGTCAAGCCCTGAGGCTCGTCGTGGCCGAGCCGATCTTCTTCCCCTCGCCCGCCGCCTGGCGCGACTGGCTGGCCGAGCATGCCGACCAGGCCACCGAGGTGACGGTGGGCTTCGTCAAGCGCGGCACTGGCCGCTCGGGGCTCAGCTGGCCGGAGTCGGTGGACGAGGCCTTGTGCGTGGGCTGGATAGACGGCGTGCGCCACCGCATAGACGAGGAGCACTACAAGATCCGCTTCACGCCGCGCAAGCCCGGTTCGATCTGGAGCGCGGTCAACATCGCTCGGGTCGAGGTGCTGCGCAACGAAGGCCGGATGAGGCTCGCCGGCGAAGCCGCCTTTGCCCGCCGCATCGAGCGACGCTCGCGCGTCTATGCGTTCGAACAGGAGGAGCATGGCGACTTCACGGCAGCCGAGCTCAGGCAGTTCAGGCGCGACAAGCCGGCCTGGGCCTTCTTCGAGAAACTGCCGCCCAGCCACCGCCAGCGCATGCTGTGGTGGCTGAGCAGCGCCAAGCAGGCCAAGACCCGCGAACGCCGCTTCGCCAAGCTGGTCGAAGCCTGTGCCCAGAGGCGTCGGCTCTGAGCCCTCCGCGAGCGTAGGATGGCCGCTCGCATCTGCAGGAGACCTGCATGGCCGAAGAGAGCTTCGAAGGCGGTTGTGACTGCCGCCGCGTCCGTTACCGGCTCCTCGTGGCGCCGTTGTTCGTCCACTGCTGCCATTGCCGCTGGTGCCAGCGCGAAAGCGGCTCGGCCTTTGCGCTGAACGCGATGATCGAGACCGAGCGGCTGCAGCTGCTGGGCGAGGCACCGGAGCTGGTGGACACGCCCTCGGCCAGCGGCGCCGGCCAGCAGATCGCCCGTTGCCCACACTGCCGGGTCGCGCTCTACAGCCACTATGGCGGCGCCGGCCCGCTGATGGCCTTTGTACGCGTGGGCACGCTGGACGAACCCGACCGCTGCCCACCCGACATCCACATCTTCACCAAGACCAAGCAGCCCTGGCTCAAGCTGTC
This region includes:
- a CDS encoding Mpo1-like protein; protein product: MASPFRPALELMTQYAAYHRDRRNIATHFVGIPLIVFAIGVLLARLQFSIGGIALNGAWALCAVSALWYLTRGEFTLGLATVAVNALLMALATPLAEGSVAAWLAWGLGSFIVGWVIQFVGHYYEGRKPAFVDDMVGLLVGPMFVVGEWLFALGWGRELLAEIERRVGPTHLRDLAHPAT
- a CDS encoding 2-dehydropantoate 2-reductase, which gives rise to MGAGSVGCYLGGLLAAQGLGVVFVGRPRITAALREQGLRLSDLNGRDLRVPARELQIHESIPAGIEPSLVLLCVKSGATETAAAELAAALPAGTPVVSMQNGIGNAERGRAAAPGLQWLAGMVPFNIAELGAGHFHRGTAGALMAEQHAALEPLRAAFSAQGVGFKLLPDLRGVQWGKLLLNLNNPVNALSGKPLREQLLQRGYRRCLAALQQEALQALKAAGIAPAQLAALPPQRVPLLLRLPTWLFQRLAKRMLQIDAKARSSMADDLLLGRPTEIDALCGEVVRLAERHGCAAPLNTRVCELVRQQPQRGRPYGPDELVQALGLR
- a CDS encoding transporter substrate-binding domain-containing protein; protein product: MLLLAWLGILSCQAAEPLILLVAETPGVFIKDASSGFSGPGIDRMRRMAQLAGLDEPRFEWTIAPRALLDTATRPGTCFVGLGRSPEREAQYQWAGPISRAELVLVARPDDNRKLASLAEAREMTLGVIRNSVAARQLQASGMHLEEVADDATNVRKLMARRIDLWAANGYVVAKELQHLPEPHPRVVLRFGLIETYVACHLQLSRDTMAVLRQALATMIREGAFSTVKP
- a CDS encoding YdeI/OmpD-associated family protein, translating into MAEPIFFPSPAAWRDWLAEHADQATEVTVGFVKRGTGRSGLSWPESVDEALCVGWIDGVRHRIDEEHYKIRFTPRKPGSIWSAVNIARVEVLRNEGRMRLAGEAAFARRIERRSRVYAFEQEEHGDFTAAELRQFRRDKPAWAFFEKLPPSHRQRMLWWLSSAKQAKTRERRFAKLVEACAQRRRL
- a CDS encoding GFA family protein; the encoded protein is MAEESFEGGCDCRRVRYRLLVAPLFVHCCHCRWCQRESGSAFALNAMIETERLQLLGEAPELVDTPSASGAGQQIARCPHCRVALYSHYGGAGPLMAFVRVGTLDEPDRCPPDIHIFTKTKQPWLKLSDAKPLLDEFYRREHHWPAESLARYATLRPAIDAWRASKTGNVA